A genome region from Megalobrama amblycephala isolate DHTTF-2021 linkage group LG18, ASM1881202v1, whole genome shotgun sequence includes the following:
- the LOC125252289 gene encoding olfactory receptor 2AT4-like produces the protein MMDNMSYPVILTLMVPKETKSYRHVYFICFLALYLFILSINILLVVVIITEKALHEPMYIFLSHLCINGVYGATGFYPKMLSDLILDSYVISSHMCALQTYVIYSSLLSEITILTVMSYDRYVAICKPLDYHSKLTKNTCVKLILLSWIIPNFFAVIAVLFANLRSICKYHIDKLYCDNWSVVKLSCASSFVNNIIGYAIAVTFVSFIVFIIVSYVKLISACKASLENRRKFWQTCLPHLFTLMNFTFAFLFDFMYNRYGANDIPESLRNFLALELVIVPPVFSPLIYGLNIRAVRKRVFISCVGHYK, from the coding sequence ATGATGGATAACATGTCTTATCCTGTGATACTGACCCTTATGGTGCCAAAAGAAACTAAATCATATAGgcatgtatattttatttgttttcttgcCTTATATCTCTTTATATTGTCTATAAATATTCTTCTTGTTGTGGTCATTATCACGGAAAAAGCACTTCATGAACCAATGTACATATTCTTGAGTCATCTGTGTATAAATGGGGTTTATGGAGCCACAGGATTCTACCCTAAAATGCTGTCTGATTTAATACTGGATTCATATGTAATCTCCTCTCACATGTGTGCTCTGCAAACCTATGTTATCTACAGCTCTTTACTTTCTGAGATCACAATATTAACAGTGATGTCTTATGATAGATATGTAGCCATATGCAAACCTTTGGACTATCATTCCAAATTAACTAAGAACACCTGTGTGAAATTAATTCTGCTTTCATGGATTATTCCCAACTTCTTTGCTGTTATAGCCGTTCTGTTTGCAAACTTGAGGTCTATTTGTAAATATCACATTGACAAATTATATTGTGACAACTGGTCAGTTGTAAAACtgtcttgtgcatcatcttttgTAAATAATATCATTGGATATGCCATTGCAGTCACATTTGTTAGCTTTATAGTTTTCATCATAGTGTCCTACGTAAAACTGATATCTGCGTGTAAAGCATCTTTAGAAAACAGAAGGAAATTCTGGCAAACATGTCTGCCACACCTATTTACACTGATGAATTTCACTTTTGCTTTCCTTTTTGATTTCATGTATAACCGATATGGTGCAAATGATATTCCAGAGAGTCTGCGTAATTTTTTGGCCTTAGAACTGGTTATAGTCCCACCTGTTTTTAGTCCTCTAATCTATGGATTAAATATTAGGGCAGTGCGCAAAAGAGTTTTTATTTCATGTGTTGGGCATTATAAATGA
- the LOC125252782 gene encoding olfactory receptor 14J1-like, with the protein MMENMSYPVILTLMVPKETKSYRHVYFICFLALYLFILSINILLVGVIFMEKALHEPMYIFLSHLCINGVYGATGFYPKMLSDLILDSYVISFHMCALQTYVIYSSLLSEITILTVMSYDRYVAICKPLDYHSKLTKNTCVKLILFSWLVPNFFGVIAALLANLRSICKYHIDKLYCDNWSIVKLSCVSSFVNNVFGYAIAVTFVCFIVFIIVSYVKLISACKASLENRRKFWQTCLPHLFTLINFTFAFLFDFMYNRYGANDIPESLRNFLALELVIVPPVFSPLIYGLNIRAVRKRVFISCVAARENVSQKVHNLIM; encoded by the coding sequence ATGATGGAGAACATGTCTTATCCTGTGATACTGACCCTTATGGTTCCAAAAGAAACTAAATCATATAgacatgtatattttatttgttttcttgcCTTATATCTCTTTATATTGTCTATAAATATTCTTCTTGTTGGGGTCATTTTCATGGAGAAAGCACTTCATGAACCAATGTACATATTCTTGAGTCATCTGTGTATAAATGGGGTTTATGGAGCCACAGGATTCTACCCTAAAATGCTGTCTGATTTAATATTGGATTCATATGTGATCTCCTTTCATATGTGTGCTCTGCAAACCTATGTTATCTACAGCTCTTTACTTTCTGAGATCACAATATTAACAGTGATGTCTTATGATAGATATGTAGCCATATGCAAACCTTTAGACTATCATTCCAAATTAACTAAAAACACCTGTGTTAAATTAATTCTGTTTTCATGGCTTGTTCCCAATTTCTTTGGTGTTATAGCCGCTCTGTTAGCAAACTTGAGGTCTATTTGTAAATATCACATTGACAAATTATATTGTGACAACTGGTCAATTGTAAAACTGTCGTGTGTGTCATCTTTTGTAAATAATGTCTTTGGATATGCCATTGCAGTCACATTTGTTTGCTTTATAGTTTTCATCATAGTGTCCTATGTAAAACTGATATCTGCGTGTAAAGCATCTTTAGAAAACAGAAGGAAATTCTGGCAAACATGTCTGCCACACCTATTTACACTGATAAATTTCACTTTTGCTTTCCTTTTTGATTTCATGTATAACCGATATGGTGCAAATGATATTCCAGAGAGTCTGCGTAATTTTTTGGCCTTAGAACTGGTTATAGTCCCACCTGTTTTTAGTCCTCTAATCTATGGATTAAATATTAGGGCAGTGCGCAAA